Within Homo sapiens chromosome 2, GRCh38.p14 Primary Assembly, the genomic segment CAGAGCACTAAAGTCATTACTGATGAATCTAGAAACATCAGGTCCCTCTGAGAATGGAATTCCTGGGTTACCGAGGGGAACATGCAGTGAGGCCTGGCTCCATGTCCAGCACACAGCAGGGCCTTGGCCACAGCCCGGAGTATTCAGTTCCTAGGGGACAAAAAGCAAGTGGGTCCCGGGAAGAGCCGGGGTGTGTCTCAGCCAGGAGAGGAAATGCACACTCACAGCCCAGGCCTTGCTCTTACAGGAGTCGCTTCTGGGTTTTCCCTGAAGGGCTTCGGGCACCTGTGTACTTGCAGCCCCACTGTGTGCTCGTGAGCACATAACCACCATCGGGGAGAGGATTGCAGGTTTCTTCAATTCAGTGGTTCAAAGTCAGGTTCTGGGGTCCCACAAGCTGGGTTTTAATCTGgatcactgtgtgaccttgagcacatCTTTAACCTTCCTGAGTCTCTCTTTCCTCATGGATAAAGTAGTTGCAAAACAGTATCTCCCCCACAGGATTtggtgaggatcaaatgagacaaTGTATGCGCCATGCCAGGCACAGCTCAATAAACTGGCATTATTGATTCTTATTAACTCCCCCAAGAAGTGAGTGACCCAAAGCAAGGAAAAACCTCTGCTCTGCTGGAACGGCAGTGTGGTGTTTGGGGAAACAAGAGGAAGTCCAGCAGCCACTTGTGCCCCAGGCAtcatttccttcttgtttttatttttatttttattttttaataattttttcttttccaagacggagtcttgctctgtcgcccaggctggagtgcagtggcgcaatcttggctcactgcaatctccgcctcccgggttcaagccattctcctgcctcagcctccctagtagctgggattagaggcatgcgccatcatgcctggataatttttgtattcttagtagagacagggtctcactatgttgcccaggctggtctcgatatcctgagcccaagtgatcctcctgcctcgatctcccaaagtgctgggattacaaacatgagccaccacacccggccccatcATTTCATTCTTGATGCGAGCGAAAGCTAAGAGTGGTCCAGGAGCGAAGTCAAAAAGTCGAAGTTCATTTCATCAGTGTTGGAGAAGGCCATTATGGGGCCACGGAGCCTGAGCTGCAAGTGCAGGCAGGATTTTAAACATGAGGTGCTCAGTAAGCTGGCTCCTCTtgggcacacacacatgccctcTGCCCCCCTCTGCCTACCCAGGTCTGtgtcctctctgtgcctcccaACTCCTGCGTCTCTGCCCTGGCCTGCAATGTCTCCCTTTGCTCCACAGCCAAAATGAAGGGCTCACCAGGTCAGATTGTGTTTGTTGGAAGCTGTGCAGCCTTGGTGTGTATGGAACCTGTTCTGATCCTTCTCCTTGAGATTTAATTTACTTCCAGTAACAACCCTGTGATATGAGACACAGGGACAGTATTTACCTGTGTACATGGCCATACAGTTTGCAGTGTGCTTTTTTGGAcagcatttcatttatttccaaccCTCAGAGGCAGGCAGGACAACAGCCCCAAGCTGTCCTCCTTTCATAAGAAGACAGAGGCTCAGTGACTGGCCTGAGGTCTCACAGCTGGCACGGCCAGAGGCTGGGTTCTGGGCCGGGTCTGTGAGTCCTGCTCTAGCTCCTCATGAATAAGCCCCTGCTTGCCGGGTGCTTCTCGTCAGAGTCTAAGATGAACTCCCAGCCCTGCTTCTGTGGTGTCTGTCCTTCCACTGGGGAATACGGATCCAGTGACCCATCAGTTGCTGGGCTCGGGGGTCATGGGCTGTAATTGTACCTACCAGGGTCTGTCCAGCAACGGACAGACCAGCCACATgctctgctgtgattctgggctCCTCTCCCAGCCTGTCCTGGGTCTCCTTCGGCAGTTTGGAGCCTACCGAAGGGCTGTACATCCAGTGGCAGCCAGGGGAGGTGAAAGGCAACCAGTTTTGGCTTCAGACTTCAAATCCTTGAGTTTGACTCCTAGGCCACTTACATACTGTAAGTGGGACTTTGAACAAGTAacttcatgcctcagtttcctcatctgtgtaaCGAGGATTAAAAATCCTGGATCTATCCTtttgtggtggtacatgcctatagtctcagctacttgggaggctgaggtgggaagatagattgagcccaggaggtcaaggctgaagtgtaCTATGATAGTGCCTGTGAGTagccactccactccaacctgggcaacataacaagaccccatgtcttttaaaaaattccaaagcCAGTTTGAGGCTTGATTGAGTTCCTTTATGCAAGGGCCAGGCATATAAGTACACAATAAACAAATGGCAGCTCTCTCCCCTGTACCTTTGTAAAGCTGAACTTAGCAAACACCTGCCTTCCAGATGATCTCCTGGGAGGTGGGGTATGTGAACTCTGAGTCCAGGAGCCAACAGCTGTGCTCAACACACTCCCTGGACCCAGTAACTGGGCAGGTTCTTCCATGGCTTTTCCTTTGACACTTGACTCAGTGTGACTGCGAGGTCCCACAGCTGTGGCTAGGAAAATGTGCGATGTCTCTGTTCTTGGCTTTTCCTAGTTCTCCATGGCAACTCAGTCCTCCAGCAGACCCCTGCATACATAAAGGTGCAAACCAACAAGATGGTGATGCTGTCCTGCGAGGCTAAAATCTCCCTCAGTAACATGTGCATCTACTGGCTGAGACAGCGCCAGGCCCCGAGCAGTGATAGTCACCACGAGTTCCTGACCCTCTGGGATTCCGCAAAAGGGACTATCCACGGTGAAGAGGTGGAACAGGAGAAGATAGCTGTGTTTCGGGATGCAAGCCGGTTCATTCTCAATCTCACAAGCGTGAAGCCGGAGGACAGTGGCATCTACTTCTGCATGATCGTCGGGAGCCCCGAGCTGACCTTCGGGAAGGGAACTCAGCTGAGTGTGGGTAAAAAGCAGGCTCAATGCTATCAGTGAGCAccgactgtgtgccaggcacgtgccaggcactgggacCACCAGGCTTCAGTGTGCCCCTGTCTGCAGCTGTGACTAATGGCACTGCTGCTAATAGTAACAGAAAGAACATGTGGAGACTTACCCAGGCCAAGCCCCTCCAAGTGTTTACATAGTTAGCTTCCTTAATGCTGCCAACCACCCTGGAAGGTAGGTCTATTACCTAACCACTTTAGGTGGGAATAAGATGAAATTGGAAGAGACGGGTCAGCGTCAGAGATGAGCATTgtgcttctcttttttatttatttatttattttttttgagacagagcctcactgtgttgcccaggctggggtgcagtggtgcgatcttggctcactgcagcctctgcttcctgggttcaagtgattctcctgcctcagcttcctgagtagctgggattacaggcatgagccaccacacctggctaattttttgtatttttagtggagacgagatttcaccatgttggccaggtgggtctcgaactcctgacctcaagtgatccacccaccttagcctcccaaagcgctaggattacaggcgtgagccaccgtgcctggccaggcatTATTCTTCTTATGGGGACAGGGCAGTGCGGTCCTTCAGGCCACATCAGGGACATTCGAAGCTACGGCTGGATTGGGCTGAGCCCCTTGGCCTTATAGTGGTGTTAGAAATCCCCAGAGTGTGCACACAGGGAAAGGAGGCCCTCACTGCCCTGATATACCCAGTGAGGGCATTTCTAGGGGCAGTGGAGGGACAGGTGCCCTTATGTTCTCTGTGAGGGCCTACAGCTCGAATTCATACCTGAGTCGAAGTTAGTAAGGAGACTGAGCCAGGCCCAGCTCTGCTTGCAAACTTGCCATGCTTTCTCCCCTGGGCCTCAGTGTTCTCTTCTGTGTCACACGGGGGTGCTGATGGCCTCCATGACCCACTTAATCCCAGAGAAGCTGCAGACCTCTGACTTAAATCAGCAAGTCCAGCAGACGCACATTTCAAGCCACAGATGAAATTCTAAATTTAAAGTCatgtttaaaaaagcaaaaagaagcaagtaaaattaatttaaataatgttatatttaactcaatttattaactatattttcatctcaacatgtaatcaatataaaaagtattgctgaaatattttacattcatttttcaTACTAAGTGTTCGATGAGCATTTTACATAAAACATATGGCTCATCTCGATTCAGACTGGCCACATTTCACGTGCTCAGCAGCACCTGTGGCATATTGGACAGAAGGCATTTAGTTATGGGTGGTAACTCTCACAGCCTGCCTCTGGCTCTAGCCCCACCTCCAGCTTGGCCCAAGGCTGGAGCCAACCCCCTCCAGGGCTCCCACTGCCCTGCTTCCTGCTCACTTGAGGGCACTAAAAGCCACAAGGGGACCCAGAAATTAGACCACTCAGCGTGAGGAAGTGCAGGGGCAGCTGGGGACAGCAGCACGATTAGGAAGACACAAACCAAAGTGATGCCCCGCCACCTCTTGCTAGCCTGGGAGGGTGTATTGCAGGCAAGAAGCTGAGGCATCCCTTCACGTGGGGATCCACTGATTTTCGTATTGAAAAATGGACTTTGGGagtttggggtttggggtttggCTTTAGCTTATTGTTTTTGTCTCTGTAAGCCCCACACCTTTCCACTCATGAGATTTCAGAGTCTGAGAAGGTGGAGGGTACAATAAACACAGCTAGTTTCCCGCCTTCCCACCGCCTCCATCCCAACCGCACTCACTCCTGACTTCAGTGTTTCCAAACCCCAAACCCCTCCCAGCACTACAGGAATGTCAATGCCTCTCTCCAGCTCTGGTTTGCAGCCAAACCTGCTTCTCCCCAGGGCTTGCAATCAGACCTTCTTCGGAGCCGAACCCCACCTTCTCACCCAAGAAAGGCCTTTTAGAGGACAAAGCTGGGATGGTTGAGAAAGTGTTTGGGGAGAGACAGGGCCTTTTTCAGGCCCTTAAGTATATCATGGGCTCGAAGTTTTATTCCTTTTAAgaacagagagggagagattaAACTGGGGGCTCAGGAGGAATCCAGGGGGACCTGGCTCTAGGcaagaagaatttaaaacagaacagtCCCCCAACCTGAGTCTCCCCTAGACCCAGGCGGCGGTGCCCAGCCAAGGCACTGAGGGCCCAAAGAGTTGGCTCCCCTCTGGGCTCACCACTGACCATCTGAAAGACGTCCCTGCTTCCTCGGGTAGAAAA encodes:
- the CD8B2 gene encoding T-cell surface glycoprotein CD8 beta-2 chain isoform 2 precursor (isoform 2 precursor is encoded by transcript variant 2) codes for the protein MRPRLWLLLAAQLTVLHGNSVLQQTPAYIKVQTNKMVMLSCEAKISLSNMCIYWLRQRQAPSSDSHHEFLTLWDSAKGTIHGEEVEQEKIAVFRDASRFILNLTSVKPEDSGIYFCMIVGSPELTFGKGTQLSVVDFLPTTAQPTKKSTLKKRVCRLPRPETQKGPLCSPVTLGLLVAGVLVLLVSLGVAMHLCCRRRRARLRFMKQPRSCELFSHFPMDA
- the CD8B2 gene encoding T-cell surface glycoprotein CD8 beta-2 chain isoform 1 precursor (isoform 1 precursor is encoded by transcript variant 1) is translated as MRPRLWLLLAAQLTVLHGNSVLQQTPAYIKVQTNKMVMLSCEAKISLSNMCIYWLRQRQAPSSDSHHEFLTLWDSAKGTIHGEEVEQEKIAVFRDASRFILNLTSVKPEDSGIYFCMIVGSPELTFGKGTQLSVVDFLPTTAQPTKKSTLKKRVCRLPRPETQKGPLCSPVTLGLLVAGVLVLLVSLGVAMHLCCRRRRARLRFMKQFYK